Proteins encoded by one window of Martelella endophytica:
- a CDS encoding DUF2163 domain-containing protein, whose protein sequence is MRDLQAGLKAHLEQEATTTCFCWRVLLKDGSVLGFTEHDHDLGFAGTVFLAGTGFAASTVETEEGLSATTNEVAGGFSSEVITEAALVAGRYDGARVEVYLVNWQNVTEHQLMHVHEIGEVTREAGRFRAELRAVTHRLSQPQGRSFARRCDVTLGDGKCGFNTSTPGFFATGTVIAVENETRIAVSVGGDFATGFFSFGVLAFESGALAGVKADIETNAGSGGTLWLGLWLPLEGTPAPGDAVRLTAGCDKSFSTCRSKFSNLVNFRGFPHMPGADFAYSYVDGESQHDGGVLFR, encoded by the coding sequence ATGAGGGATTTGCAGGCGGGACTGAAAGCCCATCTCGAGCAAGAGGCGACGACCACATGCTTTTGCTGGCGGGTGCTGCTGAAGGATGGCAGCGTTCTCGGATTTACGGAGCATGATCACGACCTTGGTTTCGCGGGAACGGTTTTTCTGGCAGGCACGGGGTTTGCTGCATCGACGGTTGAGACCGAGGAAGGGCTTTCGGCCACGACCAATGAGGTGGCCGGGGGCTTTTCGAGCGAAGTGATCACCGAGGCGGCGCTTGTGGCCGGCCGCTATGACGGGGCGCGGGTCGAGGTCTATCTGGTGAACTGGCAGAATGTCACCGAGCATCAACTCATGCATGTCCATGAAATCGGCGAGGTGACCAGGGAGGCGGGCCGGTTCCGGGCGGAGCTGCGGGCGGTGACACACAGGCTTTCGCAGCCTCAGGGTCGCAGTTTTGCGCGGCGCTGCGATGTGACGCTTGGAGACGGGAAGTGCGGTTTCAACACGTCAACGCCAGGATTTTTCGCCACTGGTACGGTCATCGCCGTCGAGAACGAGACGCGGATCGCCGTATCGGTCGGCGGTGATTTTGCGACAGGATTTTTCTCCTTTGGCGTTCTGGCCTTTGAGAGCGGCGCACTTGCCGGTGTGAAGGCCGATATCGAGACCAATGCGGGGTCTGGCGGCACCCTTTGGCTAGGGCTTTGGCTGCCTCTGGAAGGTACGCCGGCGCCTGGCGACGCCGTGCGATTGACGGCCGGCTGCGACAAGTCCTTTTCGACGTGCCGCAGCAAATTCTCCAACCTCGTGAACTTTCGTGGCTTTCCTCATATGCCGGGGGCCGACTTCGCCTATTCCTACGTCGATGGCGAGAGCCAGCATGACGGCGGCGTGCTGTTTAGATGA
- a CDS encoding DUF2460 domain-containing protein, which produces MGFHEVRFPLRLSLSVSGGPVRRTDIVNLSNGRESRNQRWRDSRRSYDAGSAVRSVADLYELMAFFEARGGQLYGFRFRDPVDFRSCGPLAEPSATDQWIATGTGAQASFQLIKTYGDGAASWVRTIAKPVAETVKVSVGGVPTTSFSVNAASGVITFSSGAIPANGAAIFAGYEFDVPVRFDIDRIDINMKAFNAGSVPTVPLVEIMP; this is translated from the coding sequence ATGGGGTTTCACGAGGTACGGTTTCCGCTGCGGTTGTCGCTTTCCGTCAGCGGCGGGCCGGTGCGACGGACGGATATCGTCAACCTGTCCAACGGACGGGAGAGCCGCAACCAGCGCTGGCGCGACTCGCGGCGCAGCTATGATGCCGGTTCCGCGGTGCGCTCGGTCGCAGACCTCTATGAACTGATGGCGTTCTTCGAGGCACGGGGCGGACAGCTATACGGCTTCCGCTTCCGCGACCCGGTGGATTTTCGCTCGTGCGGGCCACTCGCCGAACCGTCTGCCACGGACCAGTGGATAGCGACCGGAACCGGGGCGCAGGCGAGCTTTCAACTGATCAAGACCTATGGCGACGGTGCGGCATCCTGGGTACGCACCATCGCCAAACCGGTCGCAGAAACCGTCAAGGTTTCCGTCGGCGGCGTGCCGACGACGTCGTTTTCCGTCAATGCGGCGAGCGGTGTCATTACCTTTTCTAGCGGGGCGATACCGGCGAACGGCGCGGCGATTTTTGCGGGATACGAGTTCGATGTCCCGGTGCGTTTCGATATCGACCGGATCGACATCAACATGAAGGCGTTCAACGCCGGAAGCGTGCCGACCGTGCCGCTGGTGGAGATCATGCCATGA
- a CDS encoding DUF3168 domain-containing protein, which produces MSAVENALLAAIHARLASDATLTGLIGADAIFDRLLSRPRLPAIVFGLCETKDYSTVDATAYEHLLTIEVWSEAYGRKALQAIEARVRALLDDAPLTLSDAHLVSILYRSTRVKRVERTGYFLAEMQFRAVTEPA; this is translated from the coding sequence ATGAGCGCGGTGGAAAACGCATTGCTTGCGGCCATTCACGCGCGGCTCGCCAGCGACGCGACCCTCACGGGCCTGATCGGGGCGGATGCGATTTTCGACCGGCTGCTGTCGCGGCCGCGATTGCCGGCGATCGTCTTCGGGCTTTGCGAGACGAAGGACTATTCGACAGTCGATGCAACGGCTTACGAGCATCTGCTGACAATCGAAGTTTGGTCCGAGGCGTATGGGCGCAAGGCGCTTCAGGCGATCGAAGCGCGGGTGCGCGCGCTTCTCGATGACGCGCCGCTCACCCTTTCCGACGCGCATCTTGTGAGCATCCTCTACCGTTCGACGCGTGTGAAACGGGTCGAACGGACGGGCTATTTCCTCGCCGAGATGCAGTTTCGCGCGGTGACCGAGCCGGCATGA
- a CDS encoding gene transfer agent family protein encodes MSRSGARANRYRGEIEAVIGGERRILCLTLGALAELETAFAADGLGDLGKRLASGGLKARDLIAIIGAGLRGGGNAFDDEDVAAMSMEGGVSAYARLVAELLTVTFSGGAVQRPDGREPDPS; translated from the coding sequence ATGAGCCGTTCCGGAGCGCGGGCGAACCGTTACCGCGGTGAGATCGAGGCGGTGATTGGCGGCGAGCGTCGGATCCTGTGCCTGACACTCGGGGCGCTGGCAGAGTTGGAGACGGCATTCGCCGCCGACGGACTCGGCGACCTTGGCAAGCGGCTCGCCTCTGGCGGGCTGAAGGCACGGGACCTGATCGCGATCATCGGTGCCGGGCTGCGCGGCGGCGGCAATGCCTTTGACGATGAGGATGTGGCGGCGATGAGCATGGAAGGAGGGGTTTCGGCCTATGCCCGTCTCGTTGCCGAACTCCTGACGGTGACCTTTTCGGGAGGGGCGGTTCAGCGCCCTGATGGGCGCGAGCCGGACCCTTCCTAG
- a CDS encoding baseplate multidomain protein megatron, with translation MATIVFQAAGAVVGSVFGPFGAVAGRALGALAGSVLDARLFGGGRESVKGQHLANARVGGAEEGLAIPRVYGTSRVGGTLIWATRFEEEVIEERTGGKASGSSVESFAYYGNFAFGLCEGPVAAIRRIWADGQELDLTQIEMRFYRGDEAQLPDPLIEAKQGTGNAPAYRGLSYVVFERLPLDSFGNRIPLLQFEVLRPTGALESQIRAVALIPGATEHGLSPFQVTESLGSGRQRIMNRNTLTHATDYEASIDELMALCPNLECVAIVVAWFGSDLRAGACTIEPGVEIPSRSEESSLWQVSGIDRAGAHLVSEHNGGPAYGGTPNDAGLIATIADLRARGLKVFLYPFIMMDVPAGNGLPDPWGGSEQAIYPWRGRITCHPAPGLPGTTDRTTSARSQVEAFLGSAVPSDFAVSAGTVRYSGSDKGYRRMVLHYAHLAALAGGVDGFIIGSELRGLTSIRDGSDAFPFVEGLVALAADVRGIVGPATALTYGADWTEYFGCHPADGNVYFNLDPLWASADITAVGIDNYMPLSDWRDADLAAANPDGFRVGDEPERMVSQIAAGEGYDWYYASANDRAARLRSPITDGLAGKPWVYRYKDIESWWTNHHFNRIGGVESSVATAWTPRAKPIWFTELGCPAVDKGACQPNVFADPKSAESAYPYFSSGQRSDAEQRRFLEAHLSWWEAGAAPAGMVDPNRIFVWCWDARPYPAFPENPEIWSDGANWVTGHWLNGRLGATTVGDTVRALLSDHGFDDCDVALLSGDLTGYQQADIDAARDLIEPLLDLYSADVLEANGSLIFRSRLKASLPPQAIDVVADLADAALWSETRGHESDIAGEAVVTYYDPSGRYEQASARSSRAISANDRVLRYGLPTVLPETTALNLAGSLLRENRVSVRTLKVSLSPQERTIEVGDVVSLADGPSGRFMVTRLESAETLNLEARSFSPMFGSALVVSETRRTDDRATGGFAPRVVLMDLARFEEGAAEDFARIATFAKPWRRIFVSSSVTSEGYTASAVAERPAGTARLVSELTAGASGRFDYERTLTIDLDFGGLSSASKATVLNGGNRIAVQANNGVFEIIGFLDATEIAAGRWRLSGLLRGLHGTEDAMIAGAAAGSDTVILNAAVIPVGLEARNAGLARNYMLETAYGQQDPAAPYVFTGGVRAETPLAPVHFRARRNGAGDIVMSWIRRSRVDADDWAASEIPLDESEERYRLEIRDGGMLLRQVEVADPSLVYTTDEQLVDFGAAAEAFSVRLFQLGRKVPLGIPLEATVSLPN, from the coding sequence ATGGCGACGATTGTTTTCCAGGCCGCCGGCGCCGTCGTGGGCAGCGTCTTCGGCCCGTTCGGTGCCGTCGCCGGAAGGGCGCTCGGCGCGCTGGCGGGAAGCGTCCTCGACGCCCGGCTCTTTGGCGGCGGCCGAGAGAGCGTCAAGGGCCAGCACCTTGCAAATGCCCGGGTGGGCGGCGCTGAAGAAGGACTTGCCATTCCGCGGGTTTACGGAACCTCACGGGTTGGGGGGACGCTGATCTGGGCGACTCGGTTCGAGGAGGAGGTGATCGAGGAGCGCACCGGCGGCAAGGCCTCGGGCTCGAGCGTCGAGAGCTTTGCCTATTACGGCAATTTTGCCTTCGGCCTCTGCGAAGGCCCGGTCGCGGCGATCCGCAGGATCTGGGCCGATGGCCAAGAACTCGACCTGACGCAGATCGAGATGCGGTTCTACCGGGGCGACGAGGCTCAGCTTCCCGATCCGCTGATCGAAGCGAAGCAGGGTACGGGCAATGCGCCGGCCTATCGCGGCCTGAGTTACGTGGTGTTCGAAAGGCTGCCGCTCGACAGCTTTGGCAACCGCATACCGCTTCTCCAGTTCGAAGTGCTGCGTCCGACCGGGGCGCTCGAAAGTCAGATCCGCGCGGTGGCTCTCATCCCCGGTGCAACGGAACACGGACTGTCGCCCTTTCAGGTGACGGAGTCGCTCGGCAGTGGCCGTCAGCGGATCATGAACCGCAACACGCTGACGCATGCGACGGACTACGAGGCCTCTATCGACGAGCTGATGGCGCTTTGTCCGAACCTCGAATGCGTGGCCATCGTCGTGGCGTGGTTCGGCTCGGACCTGAGAGCCGGGGCCTGCACGATCGAGCCGGGCGTCGAAATCCCTTCCCGCAGCGAGGAGAGTTCTCTCTGGCAGGTTTCCGGCATTGATCGCGCCGGCGCACATCTCGTTTCGGAGCACAATGGCGGGCCGGCTTATGGAGGAACGCCGAACGATGCTGGGCTGATTGCCACCATTGCCGATTTGAGGGCGCGGGGACTGAAGGTCTTTCTCTATCCGTTCATCATGATGGATGTGCCGGCCGGAAACGGATTGCCCGATCCGTGGGGCGGCAGCGAGCAGGCGATCTATCCCTGGCGCGGGCGTATCACCTGCCATCCGGCGCCGGGACTGCCGGGCACGACCGATCGAACGACCTCGGCGCGTAGTCAGGTTGAGGCATTTCTCGGGAGCGCCGTCCCCTCCGACTTCGCAGTATCGGCGGGCACGGTGCGTTATTCGGGATCCGACAAGGGCTATCGGCGAATGGTGCTACATTACGCACATCTTGCGGCGCTTGCGGGCGGAGTTGACGGTTTCATCATCGGATCGGAGTTGCGCGGGCTGACGTCGATCCGCGACGGCAGCGACGCCTTTCCGTTCGTGGAAGGACTAGTCGCGCTTGCCGCGGATGTTCGCGGGATCGTCGGGCCGGCGACGGCGCTGACATATGGTGCCGACTGGACCGAGTATTTCGGCTGCCACCCGGCCGACGGAAACGTCTATTTCAACCTCGATCCGCTTTGGGCAAGTGCCGACATCACGGCGGTCGGCATCGACAACTACATGCCGTTGTCGGACTGGCGGGACGCGGATCTTGCGGCCGCCAATCCGGATGGTTTCCGCGTCGGCGATGAACCGGAGCGGATGGTCTCGCAGATCGCGGCGGGCGAGGGGTATGACTGGTACTATGCGAGCGCGAACGACCGCGCGGCGCGGCTACGGTCGCCGATCACCGACGGGCTTGCCGGTAAACCCTGGGTCTATCGTTACAAGGACATCGAGAGCTGGTGGACGAACCATCACTTCAACCGCATCGGCGGCGTTGAATCCTCGGTAGCGACGGCCTGGACGCCAAGAGCCAAGCCGATCTGGTTCACCGAGCTTGGCTGCCCCGCCGTGGACAAGGGCGCGTGTCAGCCGAACGTCTTTGCCGATCCGAAATCGGCGGAATCGGCCTATCCCTATTTCTCGTCGGGCCAGCGATCGGACGCGGAACAGAGGCGTTTCCTTGAGGCGCACCTTTCTTGGTGGGAGGCCGGCGCAGCACCGGCCGGCATGGTCGATCCGAACCGGATCTTCGTCTGGTGCTGGGATGCTCGTCCCTATCCGGCTTTCCCCGAGAACCCGGAGATCTGGAGTGATGGCGCCAACTGGGTAACCGGTCACTGGCTGAATGGCCGCCTTGGTGCGACGACCGTTGGCGACACGGTGCGGGCGCTTCTCTCGGATCATGGATTCGATGATTGTGATGTCGCTCTTCTGAGCGGCGATCTGACTGGCTATCAGCAGGCCGATATCGACGCCGCGCGCGATCTGATCGAGCCGCTTCTCGACCTCTACTCCGCGGATGTGCTCGAAGCCAATGGCAGCCTCATATTCCGCTCGCGGCTGAAGGCCAGCCTGCCGCCGCAGGCGATCGATGTCGTGGCCGACCTCGCCGACGCGGCGCTTTGGAGCGAGACCCGCGGACATGAGAGCGATATCGCCGGCGAGGCAGTGGTGACCTACTACGATCCCTCCGGGCGATACGAGCAGGCGAGTGCGCGATCGAGCCGGGCCATTTCCGCAAATGACCGCGTTCTTCGCTATGGCCTCCCGACGGTGCTGCCGGAAACCACGGCACTGAACCTGGCCGGCAGTCTTCTGCGCGAGAACCGGGTATCGGTAAGAACGCTCAAGGTCTCGCTGTCGCCGCAGGAGCGGACGATCGAGGTGGGTGATGTCGTAAGTCTAGCGGACGGACCCTCCGGGCGGTTTATGGTTACGCGGCTTGAGTCGGCAGAGACTTTGAACCTTGAGGCCCGCTCTTTCTCGCCGATGTTCGGTAGTGCCCTGGTTGTCTCGGAGACGCGACGGACCGACGACAGAGCAACCGGCGGCTTCGCCCCGCGGGTCGTGCTCATGGATCTTGCGCGCTTCGAGGAGGGGGCGGCGGAGGATTTCGCCAGGATAGCGACTTTTGCCAAGCCGTGGCGTCGAATCTTCGTTTCCTCATCGGTGACAAGCGAGGGCTATACGGCCAGCGCGGTGGCGGAACGTCCCGCGGGCACTGCGCGGCTCGTCTCCGAGCTGACGGCAGGTGCGAGCGGTCGCTTCGATTATGAGAGGACGCTGACGATCGATCTAGACTTCGGCGGTCTGTCATCGGCTTCCAAGGCCACGGTGCTGAACGGCGGCAACAGAATCGCCGTTCAGGCCAATAACGGCGTCTTCGAGATCATAGGCTTCCTCGATGCGACCGAAATCGCTGCGGGGCGATGGCGGCTCTCGGGCCTGTTGCGCGGTCTTCACGGAACAGAAGATGCCATGATCGCGGGGGCTGCTGCCGGGAGCGATACTGTCATCCTCAATGCTGCCGTTATTCCGGTCGGCCTTGAGGCGCGAAACGCCGGGCTTGCGCGCAACTACATGCTGGAAACGGCTTACGGCCAGCAAGACCCGGCGGCACCTTACGTCTTCACCGGCGGCGTGCGTGCGGAGACGCCGCTTGCTCCGGTGCATTTCCGCGCAAGGCGGAATGGTGCCGGCGATATTGTGATGAGCTGGATACGGCGCTCGCGCGTCGATGCGGATGATTGGGCGGCGAGCGAGATACCGCTGGATGAGAGCGAAGAGCGATACCGCCTCGAGATACGCGATGGCGGCATGCTTTTGCGGCAGGTGGAGGTGGCTGATCCCTCCCTGGTCTACACGACCGATGAACAGCTTGTCGATTTCGGGGCCGCCGCCGAGGCATTCTCCGTTCGGCTTTTCCAGCTCGGGCGGAAGGTGCCGCTGGGTATTCCGCTCGAAGCGACGGTTTCACTTCCCAACTGA
- a CDS encoding head-tail connector protein gives MSYQLMTPPAEEPVSLAEAKAFLRLDGSDEDGLVTALVKTAREHLETVTGLSLVTQGWRLYRDDWPASGMISLARGPVQSIEAVTVYDGEGVAETISLDGFGLDGRARPARLYLPALAGKRVGPSGIEVDFTAGFGAATAVPEAAKQALLRHVAHMFVFRGAVGPDLEPSGAPEGYDRLIAPLKAWRL, from the coding sequence ATGAGCTACCAATTGATGACGCCGCCGGCTGAAGAGCCCGTGAGCCTTGCGGAAGCGAAGGCTTTTCTGAGGCTTGATGGCAGCGACGAGGACGGGCTGGTGACGGCGCTGGTGAAGACGGCGCGCGAGCATCTGGAGACGGTGACAGGGCTCTCGCTGGTGACGCAGGGCTGGCGGCTTTACCGCGACGACTGGCCGGCAAGCGGAATGATCTCGCTGGCGCGCGGGCCGGTGCAATCGATCGAGGCGGTTACGGTTTATGACGGCGAGGGCGTCGCGGAGACCATTTCACTCGATGGCTTCGGGCTGGATGGCCGGGCGAGGCCGGCGCGGCTTTATCTGCCGGCGCTTGCCGGCAAACGGGTCGGGCCAAGCGGGATCGAAGTGGATTTCACGGCCGGTTTCGGCGCGGCGACGGCGGTGCCGGAAGCGGCCAAACAGGCGTTGCTGCGCCATGTCGCGCATATGTTCGTGTTTCGCGGCGCGGTTGGGCCGGACCTGGAACCGTCCGGAGCGCCTGAGGGTTATGACCGGCTGATTGCGCCGCTGAAGGCATGGAGGCTCTGA
- a CDS encoding HK97 family phage prohead protease, with protein MTKGETMLADELKYADLSLTDVTGDGTFSGYASLFGEVDLGKDVIERGAFSRSLAKRGAEGVRMLFQHDPAEPIGTWKKIREDGRGLYVEGVLSADVARAREVHALMKSGGLDGLSIGFQTVRARNDAKSGVRRVLEADLWEISIVTFPMLPTARIATVKTAGNTFPTIREFERWLTRDAGLTRKAARRFLAGGYDALVGWQDAAAGENRADDERLVGLMRQARRMMAP; from the coding sequence ATGACAAAGGGGGAAACCATGCTCGCCGATGAATTGAAATATGCCGACCTGTCGTTAACGGACGTGACCGGGGACGGGACGTTCTCCGGCTATGCGAGCCTCTTCGGCGAGGTCGATCTCGGCAAGGATGTGATCGAGCGCGGGGCGTTTTCGCGCTCGCTTGCCAAGCGCGGTGCGGAGGGTGTGCGGATGCTGTTTCAGCATGATCCCGCAGAGCCGATCGGAACCTGGAAGAAGATCCGCGAGGATGGGCGAGGGCTCTACGTCGAAGGCGTGCTTTCGGCGGATGTGGCCCGCGCCCGCGAGGTGCATGCGCTGATGAAATCCGGCGGGCTCGACGGGCTCTCGATCGGGTTTCAGACGGTAAGGGCGCGAAATGACGCGAAGTCGGGCGTGCGGCGGGTGCTGGAGGCGGACCTCTGGGAAATTTCGATCGTCACCTTTCCGATGCTGCCGACGGCACGCATCGCGACGGTGAAGACGGCGGGGAATACCTTCCCGACCATACGGGAATTCGAGCGATGGCTGACGCGGGATGCCGGCCTGACGCGAAAGGCGGCGCGCCGGTTTCTTGCCGGCGGCTATGACGCGCTTGTCGGCTGGCAGGATGCGGCGGCGGGTGAAAACAGGGCGGATGATGAGCGGCTTGTCGGCCTGATGCGCCAGGCAAGACGGATGATGGCGCCCTGA
- a CDS encoding phage major capsid protein yields MTRAPEIKGLPGTISEAFEEFMSSFEAFKEANDRRLGEIESKMGEDVLTREKVERINRAMDAQSRLLDEMQLKKARPALGRGSLAASEHKMAFENYIRRGDEQGLRALEAKAISTTESDGGYLVPDETDTEIGRRLSAVSPIRRLATVRQVSGAVLKKPFIASGFTAGWVGEIADRDATATPDISELTFPTMELYAMPAASASLLDDAAIDVESWIASEIDIAFAEQEGAAFINGNTSTTPKGFLSYTTVADSAWEWGKVGYIATGVDGAFKADDPSDTLIDTIYALKAAHRQNAHFVMNRKTQGVIRKFKDDDGNYLWQPPAGIGQEASLMGFPVTEAEDMPDIGVETTPIAFGDFAAGYLVVDRAGVRVLRDPYSAKPYVLFYTTKRVGGGVQNFEAIKLIKFADA; encoded by the coding sequence ATGACCAGGGCACCCGAGATCAAGGGGCTGCCGGGGACGATTTCCGAGGCCTTCGAAGAATTCATGTCGAGCTTCGAAGCTTTCAAGGAAGCCAATGATCGCCGGCTCGGTGAGATCGAGAGCAAGATGGGCGAGGACGTGCTGACCCGCGAAAAGGTCGAGCGTATCAATCGCGCCATGGACGCGCAGTCGCGGCTTCTCGACGAGATGCAACTGAAGAAGGCCAGGCCGGCGCTCGGGCGCGGTTCGCTTGCAGCAAGCGAGCACAAGATGGCCTTCGAGAATTATATTCGCCGCGGCGACGAACAGGGCCTGAGGGCGCTGGAGGCGAAGGCGATTTCGACCACCGAGAGCGATGGTGGCTATCTGGTGCCGGACGAGACCGACACCGAGATCGGGCGTCGGCTCTCGGCGGTGTCGCCGATCCGACGGCTGGCGACGGTGCGTCAGGTCTCCGGAGCCGTGCTGAAAAAGCCGTTCATCGCTTCCGGCTTTACCGCCGGCTGGGTCGGCGAGATCGCCGACCGCGATGCGACGGCGACGCCGGACATTTCCGAGCTGACCTTTCCGACGATGGAGCTTTACGCCATGCCGGCGGCAAGCGCCTCGCTGCTCGACGATGCGGCTATCGATGTCGAGAGCTGGATTGCCTCGGAGATCGACATTGCCTTTGCCGAGCAGGAGGGGGCGGCCTTCATCAACGGCAACACATCGACCACGCCGAAGGGCTTTCTGAGCTATACGACGGTGGCCGACAGCGCCTGGGAATGGGGCAAGGTCGGTTATATCGCCACTGGTGTCGACGGCGCGTTCAAGGCGGACGATCCATCCGACACGCTGATCGATACGATCTATGCGCTGAAGGCCGCGCATCGCCAGAACGCGCATTTCGTGATGAACCGAAAGACGCAGGGCGTCATCCGCAAGTTCAAGGATGATGACGGCAATTACCTCTGGCAGCCGCCGGCAGGCATCGGCCAGGAAGCCTCGCTGATGGGCTTTCCGGTGACCGAGGCCGAGGACATGCCGGATATCGGGGTGGAGACCACGCCGATTGCCTTCGGCGACTTTGCCGCCGGCTATCTGGTCGTCGACCGGGCGGGTGTGCGGGTGCTACGCGATCCCTATTCGGCCAAGCCCTACGTGCTGTTCTACACCACCAAACGCGTCGGCGGCGGGGTGCAGAACTTCGAGGCGATCAAGCTGATCAAGTTCGCCGACGCCTGA
- a CDS encoding NlpC/P60 family protein, producing the protein MIRREVLSEAEKWLGTPYRHQAAERGVGCDCLGLIRGVWASVYGTTIPLAAPYAADWAERCGAERLLHAARLYCGPAVPVLHMAPGDLIFFRWRPQFAAKHVGILADADHFIHAYEQAGVVKSALVAGWRRRIAAVHRFPEKTEVC; encoded by the coding sequence ATGATCCGCCGAGAGGTCTTGTCCGAGGCCGAGAAATGGCTTGGCACGCCCTACCGGCATCAGGCCGCGGAACGCGGGGTCGGCTGCGACTGTCTGGGGCTGATACGGGGTGTATGGGCATCAGTTTATGGCACGACGATCCCGCTTGCAGCGCCCTATGCGGCGGACTGGGCGGAGCGATGCGGCGCGGAAAGGCTGCTCCACGCCGCGCGACTCTATTGCGGACCGGCCGTGCCGGTTTTGCACATGGCGCCCGGCGACCTGATCTTCTTCCGCTGGCGGCCGCAGTTTGCCGCCAAGCACGTTGGTATTCTGGCAGACGCCGATCACTTCATCCACGCCTATGAACAAGCGGGCGTGGTGAAGTCCGCGCTTGTGGCAGGGTGGCGACGAAGGATCGCGGCCGTGCACCGTTTTCCCGAAAAGACAGAGGTTTGTTGA
- a CDS encoding phage tail tape measure protein, whose translation MEPDDYSDAVAGASALRDVLVDLESQSDNFAAAITDAMKDATLSGKGLQMVLGDLGRKLSELALNSALKPLENAISGQIGSLTEGLVQVFAHANGGVPGRLMPFAAGGVVSNPTYFNMPGGVGLMGEAGSEAILPLKRGADGSLGVAMQGGSGPQIVFNVTTQDAASFQKSEGQVSAMLARAVRSGQRNI comes from the coding sequence ATGGAACCTGACGACTATTCCGACGCGGTGGCGGGCGCGAGCGCACTTCGGGACGTTCTTGTGGATCTCGAAAGCCAGTCCGACAACTTTGCGGCGGCGATCACCGATGCGATGAAGGATGCGACGCTGAGCGGCAAGGGGCTTCAGATGGTGCTGGGCGATCTTGGCAGGAAGCTCAGCGAACTTGCTCTGAATTCGGCGCTGAAACCGCTCGAGAACGCGATATCCGGGCAGATCGGATCGCTGACCGAGGGGCTGGTGCAGGTGTTTGCGCATGCCAATGGCGGTGTGCCGGGCCGCCTCATGCCGTTTGCCGCCGGTGGGGTGGTTTCGAACCCGACCTATTTCAACATGCCGGGCGGCGTCGGGCTGATGGGCGAGGCCGGCAGCGAGGCGATCCTGCCGCTGAAGCGCGGTGCCGACGGATCACTCGGCGTTGCGATGCAGGGGGGCAGCGGTCCGCAGATTGTCTTCAACGTCACGACCCAGGACGCGGCGAGCTTTCAGAAAAGCGAAGGCCAGGTTTCGGCGATGCTGGCGCGCGCGGTGCGCTCCGGCCAGCGCAATATTTGA
- a CDS encoding phage head closure protein → MQALDPGAFSVRLELLSPVSVSDGQGGAEISYSLVERLWARLEPVSIGFDEEANGSVVRVTHEIWMRARSDLAPGMRLRMGSRNFAINGWRDPDETGRYTVCRTEEVGL, encoded by the coding sequence ATGCAGGCACTCGATCCCGGCGCCTTCTCGGTGCGGCTTGAGCTGCTCTCGCCGGTGAGCGTCTCCGACGGGCAGGGCGGGGCGGAGATTTCCTATTCCCTGGTGGAGAGGCTTTGGGCGCGGCTCGAGCCGGTATCGATCGGCTTCGACGAGGAGGCCAATGGATCGGTCGTGCGCGTGACCCACGAGATCTGGATGCGGGCGCGGAGCGATCTTGCCCCGGGGATGCGGCTTCGGATGGGGAGCCGGAACTTTGCAATCAATGGCTGGCGCGACCCGGATGAAACCGGGCGCTATACCGTCTGCCGGACCGAGGAGGTTGGCCTATGA
- a CDS encoding phage major tail protein, TP901-1 family, with the protein MTAQKGKDLLLKLHNGSGYETVAGLRSKRLAFNAETVDITDSESAGRWRELLGGAGIQRASMTASGIFKDQASDATVRSAFFAGALVEAQIVIPDFGTLAGPFQISALEYSGQHNGEVTFEIVLESGGAITFGAAA; encoded by the coding sequence ATGACAGCCCAGAAAGGCAAGGATCTGCTTTTGAAACTGCACAACGGCAGTGGGTATGAAACGGTGGCCGGGCTGCGCTCCAAGCGGCTCGCCTTCAATGCGGAGACGGTGGATATCACCGATTCCGAAAGTGCGGGACGGTGGCGCGAGCTGCTTGGTGGTGCCGGCATCCAGCGGGCTTCGATGACGGCAAGCGGGATTTTCAAGGACCAGGCTTCCGACGCGACGGTGCGGTCTGCCTTCTTTGCCGGCGCGCTGGTGGAGGCACAGATCGTCATTCCGGATTTCGGCACGCTGGCGGGACCATTCCAGATTTCTGCACTCGAATATTCCGGTCAGCACAACGGCGAGGTGACGTTCGAGATCGTGCTCGAATCCGGCGGAGCAATCACCTTCGGGGCGGCGGCATGA